The following proteins come from a genomic window of Salvia hispanica cultivar TCC Black 2014 chromosome 4, UniMelb_Shisp_WGS_1.0, whole genome shotgun sequence:
- the LOC125217782 gene encoding uncharacterized protein LOC125217782 — protein sequence MGKQSKAKKQEHVGKGKVTPVQIAFIVDRYLSDNNYIQTRSNFRSEASHLIAKSPVQEAPKSLLSLGAILDEYITLKEQKVLIDQERLRLEQEKFRVQNLLSGMQEAMNAYNSTGSNVITPPPPLPPPSASVSMTSQAELAVGRPAGYYPMYNTPAMMSTSRPSNTRKVSTHLSTPITNQAPTKRKEIKDISDGAGASKRTRRSSTQSKDASIVTQSNNVVKDQETTVTNSSTQSFACGNANNGSQVQGTNVVKCLFNQESSSTRAHSPVPKTPPLASPSQTEKSSSPLEISTANSSKDVTPQQIISTNRTIISSETILVSPNKQISYYSIERNHVTCSPIKSNLKRSNMKDHVKGRLDFGSSEMPMIMENQTIDGNSTSESEKEGDALDLDFSSLDTLGMDFNLSDFLLDFDIGGDLASSSRQELVSSPDTCSGSPLTSGNIEMGTTTQITSEYSSTMAGLIGDTNMNLTGADSVSAMRSVTKCITIVSPVKNQRMNSAQSNYLIGHD from the exons ATGGGGAAGCAAAGCAAAGCCAAGAAGCAAGAACATgtgggaaaaggaaaagtaacGCCAGTTCAGATCGCTTTCATCGTCGATCGATATCTGTCCGACAATAATTACATCCAGACGCGCTCCAATTTCCGATCCGAAGCATCGCATCTAATCGCCAAATCACCCGTTCAAGAa GCTCCGAAGAGCTTGCTCAGTTTGGGGGCGATTTTGGATGAGTACATCACATTGAAGGAGCAGAAGGTGTTGATAGATCAAGAGCGTCTCCGATTGGAACAGGAGAAATTTCGTGTTCAGAATTTGCTGAGTGGAATGCAGGAGGCTATGAATGCTTATAATAGCACTGGAAGTAATGTTATTACCCCTCCCCCACCGCTGCCGCCGCCCTCTGCTTCGGTGTCTATGACCTCTCAGGCTGAACTCGCCGTCGGGAGGCCTGCAG GCTATTATCCTATGTACAACACTCCAGCTATGATGTCAACATCCAGGCCGTCCAATACTAGGAAAGTTAGCACACATTTATCCACTCCAATCACAAATCAAGCACCaaccaaaagaaaagaaatcaaaGATATCTCAGATGGTGCTGGAGCTTCTAAGAGGACTCGTAGAAGTAGTACACAGTCTAAAG ATGCTAGCATAGTTACACAATCAAACAATGTTGTCAAGGATCAAGAAACAACTGTGACAAATTCTTCTACTCAGTCGTTTGCTTGTGGTAATGCCAACAATGGATCACAAGTTCAAGGAACTAACGTTGTGAAATGTCTTTTCAACCAAGAAAGTTCATCAACACGAGCACATTCACCCGTCCCAAAAACACCCCCACTAGCATCTCCTTCTCAAACTGAAAAGTCCAGTTCCCCTTTAGAAATTTCAACTGCTAATTCCAGTAAAGATGTTACTCCCCAACAGATTATCTCTACCAACCGCACAATAATCTCCTCAGAGACCATACTCGTGAGCCCTAACAAGCAAATATCTTATTACTCAATAGAGAGAAATCATGTTACTTGCTCGCCTATTAAGTCAAATTTGAAGAGGTCCAACATGAAGGACCATGTTAAGGGAAGGCTTGATTTTGGCTCTTCTGAAATGCCAATGATCATGGAGAACCAAACAATTGATGGCAACTCAACATCTGAATCTGAGAAAGAAGGGGATGCTCTTGACTTGGATTTCTCGAGTTTAGACACTCTTGGTATGGATTTCAACCTTTCAGACTTTCTGTTGGACTTTGATATTGGAGGTGACTTGGCTTCATCTTCGAGGCAAGAGTTAGTTTCTTCACCGGATACATGTTCGGG GTCACCTCTTACCTCTGGAAACATTGAAATGGGTACTACTACACAAATCACATCAGAATATTCCTCAACCATGGCAGGACTTATAGGGGATACAAATATGAACTTAACTG GTGCAGATTCTGTTTCAGCTATGCGATCTGTCACCAAATGTATAACAATTGTTAGCCCTG TCAAAAATCAGAGAATGAACTCTGCTCAGAGTAACTATTTGATAGGCCATGATTGA
- the LOC125217783 gene encoding fructose-1,6-bisphosphatase, chloroplastic-like: protein MAEAVGWSSLIRSASHLTTRLSRPHRTTQSTTTTTLRPRDGIRCKAVEIGIAAPPATEPAKRKSINKYEIENLTTWLLKQEQAGHIDAELTIVLSSISLACKQIASLLQRSSIFNLTGAHGTINIQGEDQKKLDVISNELFCSCLRSSGRTGIIASEEEDVPVAVEETYSGNYIVVFDPIDGSANIDTSMTTGSIFGIYGPDKQCLVNLDDDSTLDQEGQECVVSVCQPGSNLLAAGYCLYSSSVVFTLSIGRGVYAFTLDTAYGEFVLTHANIKIPNAGRIYSFNEGNYDLFDAKLQKYLDDLRKPGPNGKPYSGRYVGCLVGEIHRMLLVGGIYGNPDNKNSKNGNLRLLYECAPMSYLVEQAGGKAIDGKQRILDIKPDQIHQRTPIYIGSPDEIDKLVTYLSEK, encoded by the exons ATGGCTGAAGCAGTGGGGTGGAGCAGCCTGATCAGGTCAGCCTCCCATCTCACCACCCGCCTATCACGTCCCCACCGCACGACGCaatccaccaccaccaccactctCCGCCCCCGAGATGGAATACGTTGCAAAGCTGTGGAGATTGGAATAGCAGCACCGCCAGCAACAGAGCCTGCTAAAAGGAAGAGCATAAACAAATACGAAATAGAAAACCTGACGACGTGGCTACTGAAGCAGGAACAAGCAGGCCACATCGATGCCGAGCTCACCATAGTCCTCTCCAGCATCTCCTTGGCCTGCAAACAGATCGCCTCACTCCTCCAACGCTCCAGCATCTTCAACCTCACCGGAGCTCATGGCACCATCAACATCCAAGGCGAGGATCAGAAGAAACTCGACGTCATCTCTAATGAG TTGTTCTGCAGCTGTCTCAGATCCAGCGGGAGGACTGGTATTATAGCAtccgaagaagaagacgtgCCAGTTGCAGTCGAAGAGACCTATTCCGGCAATTACATTGTAGTTTTCGACCCCATTGATGGCTCTGCCAATATCGATACTAGCATGACTACAGGCTCCATTTTCGGAATCTATGGCCCCGACAAGCAATGCCTCGTCAACCTAGACGATGATTCCACG CTCGACCAAGAAGGCCAGGAGTGCGTAGTCAGCGTCTGCCAGCCAGGGAGCAACCTTTTGGCTGCAGGGTATTGCTTGTACTCGAGCTCCGTTGTTTTCACACTCTCCATAGGGAGAGGAGTGTATGCTTTCACCTTAGACACCGCCTACGGTGAATTCGTGCTGACCCATGCAAACATCAAGATTCCAAATGCTGGTAGAATCTACTCCTTCAATGAAGGCAACTATGATCTTTTTGATGCCAAACTGCAGAAGTATCTAGATGACTTGAGGAAACCTGGGCCCAATGGGAAGCCGTATTCAGGCCGTTATGTAGGTTGTCTGGTTGGTGAGATTCACAGAATGCTGCTGGTGGGGGGAATCTATGGGAATCCAGACAACAAAAACAGCAAGAATGGTAATCTGAGGTTGTTGTATGAATGTGCACCCATGAGCTATTTGGTGGAGCAAGCTGGGGGGAAGGCAATAGATGGAAAACAACGAATACTGGATATCAAGCCTGATCAG ATACATCAACGCACTCCAATATACATTGGGAGCCCGGATGAGATTGACAAGTTGGTAACATACTTGTCTGAGaaatag
- the LOC125217553 gene encoding fructose-1,6-bisphosphatase, chloroplastic-like, which produces MVSAATAASRLIFSSSQSISRFSPLQTLASCSSRHGPRRPNLTGGVGVRCMAVAEGTGATKKKSGYEIETLTNWLLKQEQVGTIDAELTIVLSSISMACKQIASLVQRASISNLTGVQGAVNVQGEDQKKLDVVSNEVFSNCLRSSGRTGIIASEEEDVPVAVEESYSGNYIVVFDPLDGSSNIDAAVSTGSIFGIYSPNDECFAEIQEDGTLDSVEQRCVVNVCQPGNNLLAAGYCMYSSSVIFVLTIGKGVYAFTLDPMFGEFVLTTEQVQIPKSGKIYSFNEGNYQLWDDKLKKYIDDLKDPGPTGKPYSSRYIGSLVGDFHRTLLYGGIYGYPRDKKSKNGKLRLLYECAPMSFIVEQAGGKGSDGHHRILDIEPTEIHQRVPLYIGSVDEVEKLEKYLA; this is translated from the exons ATGGTTTCAGCGGCGACAGCAGCATCCCGCCTTATCTTCTCCAGCTCCCAATCCATCTCCCGTTTCTCACCTCTTCAAACACTCGCCTCATGCTCATCCAGGCACGGCCCGCGGCGGCCGAATTTGACCGGCGGCGTTGGCGTCCGGTGCATGGCGGTGGCGGAGGGAACCGGTGCAACGAAGAAGAAAAGCGGTTATGAGATTGAGACGCTGACTAACTGGCTTCTCAAGCAAGAACAAGTCGGCACAATCGACGCAGAGCTCACCATCGTTCTCTCCAGCATTTCCATGGCCTGCAAGCAGATTGCCTCCCTTGTCCAGAGGGCCAGCATTTCCAATCTCACCGGCGTTCAGGGCGCCGTCAATGTCCAGGGCGAGGATCAAAAGAAACTCGACGTCGTCTCCAACGAG GTGTTCTCAAACTGCTTGAGATCAAGTGGGAGGACAGGGATCATAGCATCAGAGGAGGAAGACGTTCCGGTGGCAGTGGAGGAGAGCTACTCCGGCAACTACATTGTCGTCTTCGACCCCCTCGATGGATCATCCAACATCGACGCAGCAGTCTCCACCGGCTCCATCTTCGGCATCTACAGCCCTAACGACGAATGCTTCGCCGAAATCCAAGAAGACGGCACA CTGGACTCAGTGGAACAGAGGTGCGTGGTGAACGTGTGCCAGCCAGGGAACAACCTCCTAGCAGCAGGCTACTGCATGTACTCGAGCTCCGTCATATTCGTGTTGACGATAGGCAAAGGTGTATACGCATTCACGCTAGATCCCATGTTTGGGGAATTCGTGCTCACCACAGAGCAAGTCCAGATACCGAAATCCGGCAAGATATACTCCTTCAACGAGGGCAACTACCAGCTCTGGGACGACAAGCTCAAGAAGTACATCGACGATCTTAAGGACCCCGGCCCCACCGGCAAGCCTTACTCCTCCCGTTACATCGGCAGCTTGGTCGGGGACTTCCACCGCACTTTGCTCTATGGCGGGATTTACGGCTACCCGAGGGATAAGAAGAGCAAGAATGGGAAGTTGAGGTTGTTGTACGAGTGTGCTCCCATGAGCTTTATTGTCGAGCAAGCCGGCGGAAAAGGCTCCGATGGCCACCACAGGATTCTCGATATCGAGCCCACTGAG ATACATCAACGAGTGCCGTTGTACATTGGAAGTGTGGATGAGGTGGAGAAATTAGAGAAATATTTAGCTTAA